Within the Erigeron canadensis isolate Cc75 chromosome 6, C_canadensis_v1, whole genome shotgun sequence genome, the region ATTTTACCTTCAGTAAAGATAAGATTGTCTACATCAACCTCCTTCATACACTGTTACAAGCGGTATTAGAACTCATAACCTATGAAAGACAGTATTAGGTATTACTTACGTGAGATGATTTGCAAAACGATACGCATTACTTTGATCCGTATACAACATGGTTAAATGTTGTCTATGGTGTCGGAGGCACTTTTTACAGACACACTTTTACCTTTTCGATATTTGGTCCAAGCAAGATTTTACTGACCTAATAAGAAAGAACCCTGAATCCAATTGTCAAGAAACCGAGTATTTACATATATCTTTCTTTACATGCCTTACATTAAAACCAAATAAGAATATTCAGAGATCAAAAGTGTGCTTTAATAAGCTGTCCTATGGATTGGCTGAGTCTAAGTTTCTATTAGATTTTATTCTTCAGGTAGTTTCGCAAAATCACATGGTTACATATATGCTTTAGAAAATTTTGGTGCAACATCATAAGGTTACATGCATTTTAGGACAAAAATCCCAAAAAAATATGCGAGGTATGTGGCGATTGAAATACCAAATATACCCACAAGAATTCCAGGAACTACCAAAGATCCCCAGCCTTTGGCTGTTGCCATCCCAGATGCTGTTGTAGGACCTCCAATATTAGCATTTGATGCTAAAAGTAGTAGCTTTAAGTCTAAATTCAGCAACTTTCCTAGTCCAAGTATCACAATAAGATGCACCGTTACTTGAATAAAAGCAAACACAAAGATGCTAGGAGCCACGTTGATCACATTCCATATACTCCCACTGGCACCCAATACAGCAAAAAATACCTATGTCATCAAAGTAGTAAGTTATTGATTGGTTAATTAAGCTCATCAGTGGGGGATGGGTTGAGTTAGGTTGTGTTAACCCAGAAACAAAAATCATCCCCATAACCCATTTTCCTTTTAGTCCGACTTTTTAACAATCAAATCTTTGGCAATAAGATAGAGGCGAAACTGATACAAAATAGGTTATAACATATGAATACCCTCAGTAAGGGTTTGCCTACGGATATCCATGCTGAACATGGTCGCTTAAGGAGAAAGGGAGTAAATGTGACAAAATAGATAAGTCGGGCAGGTTtgaaaatgggtcaaacagtataaattaattacaaaTATTACAGGTTTGAAAAATGGGTAAAGCAGATTAGGTTGATTGATCCACCAACacctttttgttctttttcttatttgaattttatagatgactattaattacaaatattACAGTATAAAGACAGTAatctatttataaaaattgatttaaaggCTATAAGCATTCTAATATACTTTAGGCCGACCCATTTTtccttttatcaaaagaaaaaaaaccgaactgactcatttttcaaaaataggtACAAATTGccacttttaaaaaatgatagatcttttttaaatatttgaggTACCTGAATTGAAATTGCAGCAATAGCATCACCAGCCGGTGCAAGGTAACCAATCTGTCTGGGTAATAAAGTTGCCAAAATCACTACAATTGCAGTTATTGCTGGAAGAGTGGCCCCCTGAAATTTGAAGAACTGAATGATATGTGTGGCAACTTTACAGATTGCAAAAGAAACAGCCAGTGCTGTAGCTGTCTGTAGCACAGGTACATTGTTTCCAGAACCAGAGTCCACATTATCTGATGGACCTGCCAATTGGCACAAGTTAAAGGTGCACAGATAAACATCAACCGGTGAAATAGGCCAGACAGATTAAAGGTGATAATTTCAATGCAGCGGGTAACAAACTTAAAATAGAATTATCTACGTTGAAACTGGGTGACATAGGCAATACAGGTTAAAAATTCATAAGTCATCTAACTATTGTCCAAAGCCCAAATGCTTATAATTCCccaaatcattttcttaataTGAAATTCCTTAATTTTATTCAAGCCATTAAAGACAATGTTCAAAAGAGAGGACAAAAAAGCTGGCAGATCGGCACCTTTTATGATCCACTCTTAGAAATGATCCTTTTTGACTCAGTTTAAGttgttacccaacccgcccaaCTTCTATTTTTGCCATATTTGGTAACAAGGTTGGCAATACTAACTCTTGGTCAACACTGAAGCCTCTGTAGGAAGTTTAGAGCCTAATGCAAACAGCACCATAAAATAAATCGCGCAAATAACATTGTCTGCAGCTACACCAGCTGCAATAACAGATGGAGAAATAGCAAGAGCATCTGAAACTGCAACATAGTTTATAGCTACAAAATGGAAACAAGAATATAGTTAAGCCCTTTCCATTGGATGGCAGTATGCAAAACAGATattaaatgtaaaaagtaaCAGATTGCTTTGTCTTCTGCTCTGTTTTAATTCTTTACTTACTATAACTACACTACAACATCGGTTAACGTCTGgtactaattaatgattaattacCTCCTCCTATGTAGCTAGCCATAAGAGCAGCGGCAATCTTCCAACTATCTTGACCAAGTGATCGCATAGGAACAATCATAAATGCTACTAGTGTTCCAACCATGGTTGCAGCTGCCAcattataataaaacaaaatcagaaaaatgagggggaaaatatatatatatattatatacacacTACAGATTGCAAGCCAGAAAATTAAGTATAATTTCCTCACAATTGGTAAAATCCACAGCTTAAGCATTCTACTAGTTCTTAACGTGAAATTTTGAATTATGCAGATTTCATGGAAAACTCATCAAGTAAACACAAACAGTGATACGAACAATTGCCCATGAAGAGCCAACCGAGTCAAAACATGTCGTACACATTTCATGGAGTGAAGACCATTTCTTAGTTATTGTTTGCATGCATTAAGTCCATTACAAGCATTTTCTGATGTTTCATATCAGTTGCCATTAATGTAGCCATAACAGGCACGTAAAGAATGATTTCCATGTTCTTGTTTGGCTTCCTAGGTAGTTGCACTATAATTTCCTCTATAAATTGTAACTGTTGCATGAGTAAAATGAAGCATGGAGAAAAATTTTACAAAAGTCTTTGAGTTTTAGTCTTCTATATCTAGTTAGTATTCTTTGCAGATTAACCATCTCGAAGTGGTCTTCTGTCAACCAGTTTCAATTACCACTTCTAACCATTCGGTGACGAATTAAAACTTGACAGAAGAGccatgataaaaataaaaataggagGTTGCCACTCTATTATGTCATAAACGTGCTTCCTAGTGATTACTAGTATGGAAATGTTAGCAATAAAGGTAAAGCTACTTACAGTGTTTAAACTAGATATGATTTCATTCTTGTTTCTGCACCACTTGGATCTATTCCACCAAGTAGATAGCCTAAAATGAGATCCAAAGACATGCATATCAGACCATGTTAATCAACGAAAGTTGAGTTACACTAATATGGAAATGTTAGTTTCAATCATTGTATATGTACACTTCAATACTGATCTCATGATCCTACATTCAGCTGCCAAATATATTTGTCTTTCTAAGATATGATATAGGCacttataaatcataaaatgtACAAGGCTAGTGCAAATTCGAAAAAATGATAAAGTTTGTGACTTTGAAACAATGGAAGGAATGAAAACGTTTGTAAGAAACAAGATATCATCTGCACACTAAAATCTGATGTAAAAAATGACTGACTGTTTACATAAGAAAGAAGACCTGATCCGATGGAAAAGGCCAAGAGGAGCTTCCCGGTTGATTCGACAACATTTCGCATATCGGCTCTGAACAACATTAATGGGATAGTCAAAGGTAAAAGAAACTCCATAACAACAGAGTAAGCAGGGGCCTGGTGAGGGATGATGCCCAGGTTGCTGGCTGCAAGGCCCAACAAGATGCTCACCAATGCAGCACTTATGATCCTCCCAATCTTGGTTCTCTCTGaccttttttaattaaattaaattcgaTAAATAATTACTACTAGGTATTACTTCATACACCAACATTATCTAAATCCAGGAATACAAATAATTAAAcgtgaatatatataataataataataaaaactaattaaataaaatgagaTAGATTACCAGAGAGCGAAAGCAACGGTTGCAAAAAGAGCAGACCAGATACCCCAAGGGTCGCCAGGCGATATCAGAGGAGaataattcaaattagacttaactgttgatattaatattttgttgttattgtttCGTGATGATGAATAATGTCTCAAAGGAGGAGGAGATATAAAGATAGATTGTTGTTTACAGTAGTTGTTTGAATGGCTGTTGTTGGTTGAGATTATGAATGAAGAATATTGGCGGTAACTGTTGTGGTTGTGGGAGGGTAATGACGATGCAcctgctattattattattggcgACGACACCAACGCCATTGACATCGCCTTTGATTGTCACACTCACACAAATAATCTTCTgccaatattttttttctttttctttttctttttctttttgaacggctcagtttttttttttttttaattcgatATGTTTAAGGAAGTCTTGGCCCGACCTGTATTTATTACGTGAGCATATGACTAAGTAAAAAAGTAGTAATACTTTCCTTCCTCCATTCCGTCTCCTTTGCTTTGTTGATTCCAAACCAATAGAGTCCAAGGCAAAGCTAAACATAAAAGAAATCTTAATTTAAAGCAATTTAACTTATCAATAATGAGTTGGTGTATTGGTTTGAAGTAAGGACGAGATTGGTATGGTACCGGTACTGAACCGTACCAAAACCAAGAAATCCCAAAACCGAATATAGCCAAAATGAAATCCCGATACCATACCGAATTCACTAAAACGGTACCGGTTTCGGTATGGGATTTTCAGTTCCGTACCATATTTGTACCGAATTTTATATATGACTTTGTTTGCCAAACTCATATATACAATATGACATGTAGACTAAAGACTTCTTTTAAAAATGAACTCTTATCAAAAGTCTTGGTAGAAATCAAGAACAAACAATGTCCAATTGCCTACCCTGCTTAACTTTTATATACGTGTAGTTAGTACAGTGCACCTCaactaaaaacacaaaaaggGCATATAGTATACAATTAATGGAAGAAATTTCCACATTAGCCAAGGCTCATCACGAAGCTAGCTCAGATGATATacgaaattatatatatgagatatACTTGCAGCAGTACACATACTTGCAATTATGCAGTAACTGAAATATGTGTAGCAACACTATTAACATGACTTGAAATCTAAAATTACTTGCagcaaaacaaaaatatataaataaaaacttgcaCCAAAATCAGTTTTGTCAAcagattttaaaaaacaaataaaaccctTAATACTTAGTTTATTCGGTACTCTTATTCGGTTTTCCCGGTACCGAACCGGTTGGTACCGATCCCGTTTTACCCAAATCTCAAATACCGTTACCGATCCCGAATACCATCGGTACCAATATTCGGTACCGGTATCGGTTCAGTACCGGTCCggtttcggtttcggttttttggGATTTTTGCTCATGCCTAGTTTGAAGTTCCCTTGGTtataggtctcaggttcgaatcttcattccaccaactttgagatataggtagtccttctatgagagcttggcttgggtatatccaggttcaagtctgagagggCAGGGTATTTTCGGGCGGATTAGTGTGGgtgtagggggttttcccccattgagtatttgaaataggcatttatacttcgagggagctctctaacgcggacctgattaagacaacgtatgttagacctctcgctgtcgaatagcaacacgaagtttcaagcgaagttcacatttcaaaaaaaataaaaataaataatattagaCTTATAAAAATGATTATGAGTTAACCAAATTCAGCCTGTGCCAAAAGAAGCAACAGTTGGAGGGGTCCTGAAAGGTGGGTGGACGTGGGGCCGGGAAAGGAGTGACGTTCCCCACCAGAGCCGAGAGTCACTCAGCCACCCCAAGATCGAGCTGCGGATATACCACATGGTCTTAGACTGAAAATAAGAATTTCAGTGAAaagaatatattatattacaatGTATCATAGACATGTAAGTTACAAATATAGTTGATTGCACCGGAAATAGATgatacacaaaattacaagtcaTAAAAGTAGGTTAAAACTACATTCATAACCTCAATTTCTATATTTCTTAGAATAAAAGTTTACATATATTGAAGAACTTTAACTCCAAAGGCAGCACCCAGAAAAGTAGCAATCGCAATGCCAAAAATACCAGCGAGAATGGAAGGAACAACCAACGAGCTCCATCCTTTGGCCGTAGCCATTCCACAAGCCGTTGTAGGACCTCCTACATTTGCATTTGATGCCAACAGCAATAGCTTCAGGTCGAAACGAAACAGCTTTCCAAGACCTAGAATAACAGCTAGATGAACTGCCAGCTGGACGAGAGCAAACAAAAATATACTAGGTGCAGTGTTTATGACACTCCATACATTCCCACTTGCACCAACCACCGTGAAAAAAACCTGCAGAAAAGGATATAGCCAGTAATGTTATCAACTTTATACACAAGGCCAATGTGGCCCATTTTACTATAACTGcatcaactaaaaaaaaaaagagtaggctaaaaaaaagcaaaatgaaTTTTCAATGCATATCTGAAAATTATAATAGTATACTGCTTTGTGATCATAATTAGCACAATAAATTTATGCTAAACTTTTATAAACAAGACCCATTCCCCACGCACACAACATACACCTGTTTTACATTTTACCCACCTCGCCCATTTTACCAGCTTAAGATTTGTGATTTTAGGGGTCCTACACTTCTACTTGACATGGAGTATGATTAGGATCACAATCCAACTGCACAATATATCATAAATCAACCTCCATAATGAGTTTGGCAAATTAGTATTGCCGCTTGAGAGATTTCTTGGTTTATTGTCATAAATGTATTACTTTAATCCTAGCCAACTGGGTCTaataaaattgttgaaccaCATGAATATTCTCATTGATTTTTTCGTTTCCTGTGTCTAATAATGTTTAGTGATCCAAAGCAGCACAAATTATACACAATTGAATTGTTAGCAGATAATATGTTATGAAGAAAGAAGCAGCTTACGGCTTACGCATAACAATATGAATGAATCTTTAGCCTGGagcaatattatattatatgtatatatgcctCATATTATGTCAATGAAAAACTTGATGTCAGAATGACACTACAAGTATAAAAGGTGATAACTAGAGGTTGAAAGTTTAACCTGCATTAGTATCATTGCCATCACCTCGCCAGCGGGTGCAAGGTGAGTAAACTGCTTTGGAAAAACTGTTGCTAAAAAAACAACAATAGCTGTAACGGCTGGAAGAATTCCTCCTGGAATTGCAAAATATTTTGTTACAAAACTGCCAAGTTTGCAGATGGCAAATGATATAGCAAGTGCAGTGGCAGACTGCAGTAGGGGAAGTTTGCCCCCAGACTCTGATTTTACTTTCTCTTCAACATCTGTCAATATTCAAGATGTATATGAGATTAAATCTTATAGCAACCTATGTCcacatttaaatattaaaaatgatgAAACTAAAAGCAAAATATATATGCTGTATAGGATTAAGATTATATATTCAGCTATGAATTGAGAGGTTTTGCTTATGAAATAGAGGAAAACATTCCAGATAGAACATGTTCCAGTGCAGCGTATGAAGTATGAACATTCTCAGACCCAAAATAGAGGGTAAAAGAAAGGGTAAGTTGGGAAATGGGTCACTTTTGTACAGGTAAGGTTGGCATGAAACACTATCCAACAATAATATTCTGTTACTAAGAATTGCTAcgtcatattttattttattttttaaacggGCGTCAGGTATTATTAGAAAGTTGTACTATTAATATATGAAGTTAATCTTTTGAATATATGCATTACCAAATAAACTTCCAGAGAATTTCGAGATATTTAACCCCTTAAAGAGAATATGTAACCCAAATTAACCAGTTCATTTACGAATGGGTCAAAACTGCCACCTCTAAAAGAGAAAAATGCAAACTGGCTAAAATATTAATTGGTCTACAAGATTAATAACAGACTTGCAAATGGAAAGTGGTATCATAACAAACCAGTTGTTAATGTTGAACTCTCGGGAGGGATTTTAGCAGCTAGTGCAAACAATGTAGCAAAATATACTGCGCAAATAACGTTATCTGCAGCTAGTCCAGCAGCTAAAACAGAAGGAGAAATTTCTAAAGCTTCCGCAATTGCAACATAATTTACAGCTACATAGAATCAGAACAGAAACTTGTTAATCaatatgcaaaaaagaaaaggcataaggtagttagaacacagCTTGGATTGCTATTCAGAACACCATAATAAGAACCAAGTGTAACTATAGAAGCATCCTAAAACAACTAAATTGATCTCCCACCGTTCCAACCCAGTTTCAAACATTATATATCTTGATGATCAGAAGTAAGGATCATAGGGGGAACCAAAAGATGTTACTCTGTATTGTGTAAGAGAGATATTCAATTAGGGCAAGTTCATCTTTTTGTATGTTGTAATCAAAACTATGTGTGAGAAAGtttcttagttcattacctCCACCAATATGTCTACCCATTAGAGCAGCCGCAATTTTCCAGCCTTCTTGGGCAAGTGGTCTCATTGGGACCATCCAAAAAGCCACAACCGTTCCAATTGTTGTTGCAactatgaaaagaaaagatcaaagaagtaaaataaaatatacgtATCAACAGAAATACAGAGTACATCAGATAACATGGACAGTGAAGGTCCATGAAGTGAATTGTTAATTACCATGTGAAGGTAAAACTTGATCTATTGTATATGTAATCTAGCCTGATTACGGTTCAACAGCGGAAAGCCGGCAATTTGATATTAAAGGGtgatttcattttcatataagaagcctaaaataaaaagaatccCATATGTATCCCTACCGACATCATGCAATTATGTAGCTAGTCACAACATACTGTACCTATTTTATCCTAGATACTTTGAGCCATTATCTTACTAGTAAAACCAAAACCATGATATGGAGCTGAGACATTTTGATAACTGCACGATCAGGCCGAAAATAAACCCCATGGCCCCACATATACAATGCAAGCCAGTGGGACCGGGCTTTACCCTTACTCAATGTAGATATATTGTCTATGAAAGGAAATTATGGCCACTATAGGATCATTGTGGAAAAAAAGTAATGATATAACAACCACTAAGGTCTATATGGCAACCACCTGGTGTCAATTACTGTATATCTCAACTACACATTAAGGGACAACAGCCATAATTACATGACTAGCCTGTACCCGCGCAACACAGCAGGTTAGAACACTTTGTGGTCGGAAACAAATACGGCTTGTGTTATTTATGAGCTTTAAAGTGAATGACTGTTGTGCTAAATGGATTATAGTATTGAAAATATTTGTAATTGGGTGAAATAAGTTATTGGAATTATAATTAATGGGGTTTGAAAGGTGAATGGTTGTGATGGACTAAGGAATgaatattatgttaatttataagACTTTTTGAGTGGGGTGGGTTAAACGTATTATAAAGAGGTACGTACAGATAATGCATCATTTCGTAATACATAGAAAGGAGCTGGGTAAAGTAATAACCTGATC harbors:
- the LOC122603809 gene encoding uncharacterized membrane protein YjcL-like isoform X1 codes for the protein MSMALVSSPIIIIAGASSLPSHNHNSYRQYSSFIISTNNSHSNNYCKQQSIFISPPPLRHYSSSRNNNNKILISTVKSNLNYSPLISPGDPWGIWSALFATVAFALWSERTKIGRIISAALVSILLGLAASNLGIIPHQAPAYSVVMEFLLPLTIPLMLFRADMRNVVESTGKLLLAFSIGSAATMVGTLVAFMIVPMRSLGQDSWKIAAALMASYIGGAINYVAVSDALAISPSVIAAGVAADNVICAIYFMVLFALGSKLPTEASVLTKSPSDNVDSGSGNNVPVLQTATALAVSFAICKVATHIIQFFKFQGATLPAITAIVVILATLLPRQIGYLAPAGDAIAAISIQVFFAVLGASGSIWNVINVAPSIFVFAFIQVTVHLIVILGLGKLLNLDLKLLLLASNANIGGPTTASGMATAKGWGSLVVPGILVGIFGISIATYLAYFFGIFVLKCM
- the LOC122603809 gene encoding uncharacterized membrane protein YjcL-like isoform X2; the encoded protein is MSMALVSSPIIIIAGASSLPSHNHNSYRQYSSFIISTNNSHSNNYCKQQSIFISPPPLRHYSSSRNNNNKILISTVKSNLNYSPLISPGDPWGIWSALFATVAFALWSERTKIGRIISAALVSILLGLAASNLGIIPHQAPAYSVVMEFLLPLTIPLMLFRADMRNVVESTGKLLLAFSIGSAATMVGTLVAFMIVPMRSLGQDSWKIAAALMASYIGGAINYVAVSDALAISPSVIAAGVAADNVICAIYFMVLFALGSKLPTEASVLTKNNVDSGSGNNVPVLQTATALAVSFAICKVATHIIQFFKFQGATLPAITAIVVILATLLPRQIGYLAPAGDAIAAISIQVFFAVLGASGSIWNVINVAPSIFVFAFIQVTVHLIVILGLGKLLNLDLKLLLLASNANIGGPTTASGMATAKGWGSLVVPGILVGIFGISIATYLAYFFGIFVLKCM
- the LOC122605866 gene encoding uncharacterized membrane protein YjcL-like, with the protein product MSSHFQPPSVLPPSLHRRPQLSCSRNKRSITFSSSNNLDQPHRNSVAILSPSSPVIFSPNQGHLNRRRCVTVRSNLNFPLISPSDHWGNWTALFSIGAIGSWSEKTTIGNMLSGALVSTLIGLAASNIGLVSCEAKAYSAVLEYLLPLAVPLLLFRADLFRVFKSTGKLLLAFLIGSVATTIGTVVAFWMVPMRPLAQEGWKIAAALMGRHIGGAVNYVAIAEALEISPSVLAAGLAADNVICAVYFATLFALAAKIPPESSTLTTDVEEKVKSESGGKLPLLQSATALAISFAICKLGSFVTKYFAIPGGILPAVTAIVVFLATVFPKQFTHLAPAGEVMAMILMQVFFTVVGASGNVWSVINTAPSIFLFALVQLAVHLAVILGLGKLFRFDLKLLLLASNANVGGPTTACGMATAKGWSSLVVPSILAGIFGIAIATFLGAAFGVKVLQYM